The proteins below come from a single Metarhizium brunneum chromosome 1, complete sequence genomic window:
- the TRI4_0 gene encoding Cytochrome P450 monooxygenase, with amino-acid sequence MLGIFTSGQMELSSLLWAGLAISTCIYICTCLYNLYLHPLRHFPGPKLAVLGPFHEFWYDVVQDGQFLWEIGKMHDKYGPIVRINAHELHIRDSSYYSNIYAGGGRIVNKADSAVGPFAAVPSSLLATTDHHQHRARRNYLNPFFSKRAVVATEPLISERIARLCQRLESAADTGATVPLDWAFSSLTADIITQRFYGEHFNYLDIPDYKNAVTEAILGLVHISNFTRFVPWLLPVMQMTPVCIIRAILPPFAEFLVVREEMRRKILAASETKDGVESGSVIMSALIDTKIPPAERDIDRLLDEGNVIVFAGTETTSRALSVGMFYLLDDQTHVRRIRKELSSVVLAPGRGYSSSDLELLPYLSGVVHESLRLSFGVVACLPRVAAHESLQYNGFTIPPGTPVSQSSYFVHTDPTIYPDPHSFNPDRWIQAAKDGFPLGKYLVNFTKGSRQCIGLQMAYTELYLTIAMLVSTFDMELYDTTIDHVRIHHIRTVGYPSKCKNMDNPRGEITVKVKRKIGAESVQ; translated from the exons ATGCTCGGTATATTCACTAGTGGACAGATGGAGTTGAGCTCTCTACTCTGGGCTGGTCTGGCGATAAGCACATGCATCTACATTTGCACATGCCTATACAACTTGTACCTGCACCCGTTGAGACACTTCCCCGGCCCCAAGCTGGCGGTTCTGGGACCGTTTCACGAATTCTGGTACGACGTCGTTCAAGACGGCCAGTTTCTCTGGGAAATCGGCAAGATGCACGACAAATACG GGCCAATCGTTCGCATCAACGCACACGAGCTGCACATACGCGACTCCAGCTACTACAGCAACATCTACGCCGGGGGCGGCCGAATCGTCAACAAGGCCGATTCGGCCGTCGGTCCCTTCGCCGCCGTGCCGTCGTCGCTTCTCGCAACGACTGatcaccaccaacaccgCGCGCGGCGAAACTACCTCAaccccttcttctccaagcgcgccgtcgtcgccacggAGCCGCTCATCTCGGAGCGCATCGCCAGGCTCTGCCAACGGCTCGAATCTGCCGCCGACACGGGAGCAACGGTGCCCCTCGACTGGGCTTTCTCGTCGCTCACCGCAGACATCATCACGCAGCGGTTCTACGGGGAGCACTTCAACTATCTTGATATCCCGGACTACAAGAACGCCGTCACTGAAGCTATACTAGGTCTGGTCCATATTTCCAATTTCACACGATTCGTCCCCTGGCTGCTGCCCGTGATGCAGATGACGCCAGTATGCATCATCCGCGCGATACTACCGCCGTTTGCAGAGTTTCTCGTGGTGCGGGAAGAAATGAGGCGCAAGattctcgccgcctccgaGACAAAGGACGGCGTGGAGTCGGGCTCGGTCATCATGTCGGCTCTCATAGATACCAAGATCCCGCCTGCGGAGAGGGACATTGACCGGTTGCTGGACGAGGGAAACGTCATCGTGTTCGCCGGCACAGAAACTACCTCGAGGGCCCTTAGCGTCGGCATGTTCTACCTCCTAGATGACCAGACACACGTGCGCAGGATACGCAAAGAATTGAGCTCCGTCGTCTTGGCCCCCGGCCGGGGGTACTCCTCGTCCGACCTCGAGCTGCTTCCCTACCTG AGCGGTGTCGTCCACGAGAGTTTGCGCCTGTCATTCGGCGTCGTTGCCTGCCTTCCCCGCGTGGCGGCCCATGAATCACTGCAGTACAACGGATTCACGATCCCACCGGGC ACCCCCGTTAGTCAGTCGTCGTACTTTGTACATACTGATCCGACAATCTACCCCGACCCGCACTCCTTTAATCCCGATCGATGGATACAAGCAGCCAAAGACGGCTTCCCGCTCGGTAAATATCTCGTCAACTTTACCAAAGGCAGCAGGCAGTGCATTGGCCTCCA GATGGCATATACGGAGCTCTATTTGACAATCGCGATGCTTGTCAGCACCTTTGACATGGAACTTTACGACACGACCATAGACCACGTCCGCATTCATCACATTCGCACCGTCGGTTATCCGAGCAAGTGTAAGAATATGGACAATCCAAGAGGGGAGATTACTGTCAAGGTCAAGCGTAAAATCGGGGCGGAATCCGTTCAGTAG
- the ANKRD50_0 gene encoding Ankyrin repeat domain-containing protein 50, whose translation MPSFPPSRMLAALLVRWHSLAYSILMFGLLFLLTALYFLLSQGASRLQRRLSVRITLAEPGGGTARESDEGNRTPRTSNSVSRQGNVSSQLKSMHVRSEDTPTPAINTQKRKLDPENYTVGWICALRMEHFAACALLDEEHQGPEYVPGVTDIAYTLGRMGQHNVVIVVMPEACSNPASVAARHLSYSFPNIRFGLMVGIGGGAPSRKNDVRLGDIVVSVPRGDSHGVFQYDLGRTMQDGSLHVTSVLNQPPIFLRNAVDRLQFRYEIPGQQLQQTISSILKRNPRLQSFKRPHPSADRLYRAKVTHPPGTARCETSCGTDPMKLVRRNERDPFKSYPAVHYGVIASASQMPRDAFIRDKLVAEKNVICFEMEAAGLMSYFPCLVIRSIYNYADSHNNDEWLQYAAISAAAYAKDLLYQIPIAAVKSQKRISDILKAAENPAKSDADASQAQRIAKQQAARRAWSPEEVQCLQSLRLAGNNENTAYEWYKNRVEDPLEGTCLWFLQQHHFQKWQKQDSGVLLLLAGPGHGKSVLVKYLVDHGLPKTSTICYFFFQKNVQDQVCQALCALLHQLFSQNPALIDHAMLQFRRDKQGLTNSTELLWGILKNAVKDSRGGPIIFVLDALDVCTDSDLRGLAQNIHNHATSDRIGSNKLKYLLTSRPDRPLFPFCNHPSEDSPHITIFEDDTSRFIMDDVTHFVTHRVAQLSRTKDLLNSTKSHLEWILQGKRDSSHLWIRLVFEYLERQNLENSPRTIDIFIAKLPMSVPRVYGVIFDSLESQEQPTALKVLNLILAANRPLTISEVNIAMSLHDTVKSIHDIDLQNEEDLKTRLQSMCGSFISIYKGSIYFRHETAREFLLTDASLTSPIPSEPRHHSTSLMQAHTTLVEACVLYLNLLNADLELPEETIGEANAANPRYAFLDYSAKNWASHFRQANITDNAAVIPRVLKICDSNSRSYAAWFEIYRQTVSAEIPGKLTNLMLASHYGHLPIVDLLLQGSAKIEGDNDKDSRTPLSWAAQSGYEAVARLLLEEGANIEAKDSQSGRTPLSWAAENGHEAVVRLLLDKGANIEAKDSQRGQTPLSWAVENGHEAVVGLLLQKGANIEAKDSRYGRTPLSQAAESGREGLVWLLLHRGADIYTKDKYSQTPLYWAARMGHEAVVQLLLEKGATIEAEHTINGQTPLLWAAENGHEVLTWLLLDQGADIEAINTSGWTPLLLCAKNGHEAVVKLLLERSANIESKDTQDGRTPLSWAAENGHKEVVMLLLKKGAHIEAKDTKDERTPLSWAAERGHGAVVKLLLRGGANVETRDNKHGWTPLAWAAERGHKDIVDLLIDGGSDFEVEDNTGQTPLLLAGRNGYDAIVGRLLSDLAGFDVRDENGRTLLSLAAEKGYENIVRLLLKDGAAVDPTDRETDRTPLSWAAEKGHEEISRLLLDSGADVGLKDFHGQTPLSWAAKTDNKNIVALLQEASELAQRRKEARSSGRAFFWDSQVTSFSNHEA comes from the exons ATGCCTTCATTCCCACCCTCGCGGATGCTCGCTGCGCTTCTGGTTAGATGGCACAGCCTGGCATATAGCATTTTGATGTTCGGACTCCTGTTTCTGCTCACGGCCTTGTATTTCCTCTTGTCCCAAGGGGCTTCACGTCTCCAGCGCCGTCTAAGCGTCCGAATCACTCTCGCAGAACCCGGAGGTGGCACTGCGAGGGAGTCGGATGAAGGTAACAGGACCCCAAGAACTAGTAACAGCGTTTCAAGACAGGGGAATGTCTCGAGCCAACTGAAGTCGATGCACGTCCGATCTGAAGATACACCGACGCCAGCAATCAACACCCAGAAACGAAAGTTGGACCCTGAAAACTATACGGTAGGCTGGATCTGCGCCCTAAGAATGGAGCATTTCGCCGCGTGTGCACTTCTTGATGAGGAGCACCAAGGACCAGAATATGTGCCCGGTGTTACAGATATCGCGTATACCTTGGGCAGGATGGGACAACACAACGTTGTTATCGTTGTCATGCCCGAGGCATGTTCAAATCCCGCCTCGGTTGCCGCTCGACATCTCTCATACAGTTTTCCCAACATCAGGTTCGGTCTCATGGTTGGCATAGGAGGCGGGGCGCCAAGTCGAAAAAATGATGTACGCCTCGGCGATATCGTTGTTAGCGTTCCTCGTGGTGACAGCCATGGTGTGTTCCAGTACGACCTCGGCAGGACCATGCAAGACGGAAGCCTCCATGTAACCAGCGTTTTAAATCAGCCGCCAATCTTTCTGCGAAATGCGGTGGACAGACTCCAGTTCCGGTATGAGATTCCAGGCCAACAACTTCAACAAACTATCAGCAGCATCCTCAAAAGAAACCCAAGATTACAAAGCTTTAAGCGACCACATCCCAGCGCAGACAGGCTGTATCGAGCTAAAGTCACGCATCCTCCAGGTACAGCGAGATGTGAGACGTCCTGCGGTACTGACCCGATGAAGCTGGTGCGGCGAAATGAGCGGGATCCGTTCAAAAGCTATCCAGCTGTTCATTACGGGGTGATTGCCTCGGCGAGCCAGATGCCAAGGGACGCGTTTATTCGCGATAAGCTTGTAGCAGAGAAGAATGTTATTTGTTTTGAAATGGAAGCTGCTGGTTTAATGAGCTACTTTCCATGCTTAGTTATTCGTAGCATATATAACTATGCGGACTCCCATAATAATGATGAGTGGCTGCAGTATGCCGCAATATCAGCAGCGGCATATGCGAAAGATTTACTCTATCAAATACCCATAGCTGCGGTCAAATCTCAGAAGAGAATTAGCGATATACTGAAAG CTGCCGAAAACCCTGCAAAATCGGACGCAGACGCCTCGCAGGCACAGCGTATAGCGAAGCAGCAGGCAGCCCGTCGGGCCTGGTCCCCCGAGGAAGTACAGTGTCTTCAATCACTTCGTCTTGCGGGAAATAACGAGAACACCGCGTATGAGTGGTACAAGAATCGCGTCGAAGACCCATTGGAAGGTACCTGTCTGTGGTTCCTCCAGCAGCATCATTTCCAGAAGTGGCAGAAACAAGACTCTGGTGTACTTCTACTCCTGGCGGGCCCTGGTCATGGAAAGTCAGTGCTGGTCAAATATCTAGTCGACCACGGTCTACCCAAAACATCAACCATCTGTTACTTTTTCTTTCAGAAAAACGTTCAGGACCAGGTTTGCCAGGCACTTTGCGCCTTGCTCCATCAGCTCTTTTCTCAAAATCCAGCCCTTATTGACCATGCTATGCTACAATTTCGCAGAGACAAGCAGGGGTTAACTAATTCTACCGAATTACTCTGGGGCATCCTTAAAAATGCTGTGAAAGATTCTCGCGGTGGGCCTATCATCTTTGTTCTAGACGCCTTGGACGTGTGTACAGACTCAGATTTGAGGGGCTTGGCACAAAATATCCACAATCATGCTACCAGCGACCGGATAGGTTCCAACAAGCTAAAATATCTCTTGACAAGTCGGCCTGATCGCCCTCTATTTCCCTTCTGCAACCATCCATCAGAAGATTCTCCACATATCACGATATTCGAAGATGACACATCTAGATTTATTATGGACGACGTGACCCATTTCGTTACGCACCGAGTTGCTCAGCTGTCAAGGACGAAAGACCTCTTGAATAGTACTAAAAGTCACCTAGAGTGGATATTACAGGGGAAGCGTGATAGTTCTCACCTCTGGATACGCCTTGTGTTTGAATATTTGGAAAGACAAAACTTGGAAAATTCACCAAGAACGATCGACATTTTTATTGCAAAACTTCCGATGAGTGTTCCAAGGGTATATGGGGTCATTTTTGATTCGCTTGAGTCTCAGGAACAACCAACAGCCCTCAAAGTTCTAAATCTTATCCTAGCAGCAAATCGGCCACTGACCATCTCAGAGGTGAATATTGCCATGAGTTTACATGATACAGTCAAGTCTATTCACGATATTGACTTACAAAATGAGGAAGATTTGAAGACACGGCTTCAATCTATGTGTGGATCATTCATCTCAATTTACAAAGGCAGTATCTATTTCCGTCATGAAACTGCTCGCGAGTTCCTTCTCACTGATGCGTCATTAACCTCACCAATCCCATCAGAACCTCGCCATCATTCCACCAGTCTCATGCAAGCACATACTACACTGGTGGAGGCCTGCGTGCTGTATTTGAACTTACTCAACGCCGATCTTGAGCTTCCAGAGGAGACTATTGGGGAAGCAAACGCAGCCAACCCCAGGTACGCCTTTTTAGACTACTCGGCCAAGAATTGGGCATCTCACTTTCGCCAAGCCAATATTACCGACAACGCTGCAGTTATACCACGTGTTCTCAAAATTTGCGATTCCAACTCAAGGAGCTATGCGGCATGGTTTGAAATCTACAGGCAAACCGTGAGTGCGGAAATCCCCGGGAAATTGACGAATCTCATGTTGGCTTCACACTATGGCCATCTTCCCATCGTTGATCTTTTACTTCAAGGGAGCGCCAAAATCGAGGGGGACAATGACAAAGACAGTCGGACACCGCTATCATGGGCCGCCCAGAGCGGGTATGAGGCCGTTGCTCGTCTGCTTCTCGAAGAAGGTGCCAATAttgaggccaaggacagccaGAGCGGTCGGACGCCGCTCTCTTGGGCCGCCGAGAATGGACACGAGGCCGTTGTCAGATTACTCCTCGATAAAGGTGCCAATATCGAAGCCAAAGACAGCCAGCGAGGTCAGACGCCGCTCTCGTGGGCCGTCGAGAACGGGCATGAGGCCGTTGTTGGTCTGCTTCTACAGAAAGGTGCTAATATCGAAGCCAAGGACAGCCGGTACGGTCGGACGCCGCTCTCGCAAGCCGCCGAGAGCGGCCGCGAGGGACTTGTCTGGCTGTTGCTACACAGGGGAGCCGACATCTACACCAAAGACAAATATAGTCAGACACCGCTATATTGGGCAGCCAGGATGGGGCACGAGGCCGTGGTGCAATTGCTTCTCGAGAAAGGCGCAACCATCGAGGCAGAGCATACCATAAATGGGCAAACGCCGTTATTATGGGCTGCTGAGAATGGGCACGAAGTGCTGACATGGCTGCTGCTAGACCAGGGTGCCGATATCGAAGCAATAAACACGTCCGGTTGGACGCCATTATTATTATGCGCTAAGAACGGGCACGAGGCCGTGGTGAAGCTACTTCTCGAGAGAAGCGCAAACATTGAGTCAAAGGATACCCAAGACGGACGGACGCCGTTATCATGGGCTGCAGAAAACGGGCATAAAGAAGTGGTAATGCTGCTGCTAAAAAAAGGCGCCCATATTGAGGCAAAGGATACCAAGGATGAACGGACACCACTATCCTGGGCCGCTGAGAGAGGACATGGGGCTGTcgtgaagctgctgctccgAGGGGGTGCCAATGTTGAGACACGGGATAACAAACATGGATGGACGCCGCTCGCTTGGGCAGCCGAGAGAGGGCACAAGGATATTGTTGATCTGCTTATTGATGGCGGGTCTGACTTTGAGGTGGAAGATAATACTGGCCAGACACCACTGTTACTGGCGGGCCGCAATGGTTATGATGCCATCGTTGGTCGACTTCTCAGCGACCTTGCTGGTTTCGATGTGAGGGATGAAAATGGCAGGACGCTGTTATCCCTGGCCGCCGAGAAGGGCTACGAAAATATTGTCAGGCTCTTGCTCAAGGACGGGGCCGCAGTCGACCCAACGGATAGGGAAACCGACCGGACGCCGCTTTCGTGGGCCGCCGAAAAGGGGCACGAGGAGATTTCCAGACTGCTTCTAGACTCTGGCGCCGACGTGGGCTTGAAAGACTTCCATGGCCAGACTCCTCTTTCTtgggcggccaagacggacaaCAAGAATATCGTCGCGCTGCTTCAGGAGGCTAGTGAACTTGCCCAGAGAAGGAAGGAGGCACGAAGCAGTGGTCGGGCATTCTTCTGGGATTCCCAAGTCACCTCTTTCTCAAACCATGAGGCATAA
- the gloB2_0 gene encoding Glyoxylase B2, with translation MRQFSSAQSAENTATPDASFQPIIHDVFEEKTGTWQYVVADPNTLTATIIDSVLDYDPLARTISTHSADKILLLIKRMGYRVDSILETHIHADHLTAARYLQTSLHKEQGYLPLITVGKRIVHIQELFRQKYGLSEEETRGVFDRFLDDDERFHIGSLEAQAIHLPGHTPDHMGFKIGDNVFCGDSVFHADIGSARCDFPGGSAEDLYASARKLLSFPDHVKIWTGHDYPSQSRSEPVPYLSVGGHRAQNKHLMDGYSKDEFVALRRERDSKLAEPRLLHQSLQMNIRAGSLPRPSPEGDRMLHTPLDVKQLGM, from the exons ATGCGACAATTTTCTTCCGCGCAGTCCGCAGAGAACACGGCCACGCCGGATGCGAGTTTTCAACCCATTATCCATGATGTATTTGAAGAGAAAACGGGTACCTGGCAGTATGTAGTTGCCGATCCAAATACTCTGACGGCTACCATTATCGATTCGGTGTTGGACTACGACCCTCTGGCACGCACCATATCTACCCATTCAGCCGACAAGATACTTTTGTTGATTAAAAGAATGGGCTACAGGGTTGATAGTATTCTGGAGACGCACATCCATGCAGACCATTTGACAGCAGCGCGCTATCTTCAGACGTCACTTCACAAAGAGCAGGGGTATTTGCCTCTCATCACTGTGGGCAAGCGCATCGTACATATCCAAGAGCTGTTCCGTCAAAAATACGGTCTATCAGAGGAAGAAACACGAGGCGTTTTCGACAGATTTCTCGACGATGATGAAAGATTCCACATTGGCTCCTTGGAAGCCCAAGCGATCCATCTTCCAGGCCACACTCCAGACCACATGGGATTCAAAATAGGAG ATAACGTTTTTTGCGGCGACTCCGTTTTCCATGCGGACATTGGCTCGGCGCGTTGCGATTTCCCGGGCGGCAGCGCCGAAGACCTCTATGCTTCGGCTCGCAAGCTTCTCAGCTTCCCGGACCATGTCAAGATATGGACTGGCCACGACTACCCTTCACAGAGCCGTAGCGAACCCGTGCCGTATCTCAGCGTTGGTGGTCACAGAGCACAGAACAAGCATTTAATGGACGGGTACAGCAAAGATGAATTCGTTGCCCTGCGGCGTGAACGCGATTCGAAACTCGCTGAGCCGAGGCTGCTACACCAGTCTCTGCAAATGAATATCCGGGCGGGGAGTTTGCCGAGACCGTCGCCCGAGGGTGACCGGATGCTTCACACGCCGCTTGACGTGAAACAGCTCGGCATGTAG
- the hmt2_0 gene encoding Sulfide:quinone oxidoreductase: MSRTCLARLRLHTSSPGSAKSAARLALPRAPYSSAASMPHRHKVLVVGAGAAGLSVSHQLLRSGKFAKGDIAVVDPADWHHYQPGWTLVGAGLKDKNKLKMRTEDLIHAKLKLYNDSVGAFTPQDHCVTLETGTRIQYDQLVVCPGINIKYDSIKGLPEALANPDAPISTTYGYHTCDKVYQNVQKMKSGVAIFTQPTGIVKCAGAPQKAMWLALDYWKRAGLYRPGSEQDSSIKVSFATGLPVMFGVAKYSATLDQLRRERGVEGLFQHDLVSIDGNQATFVLPDGKQVARRFDFLHVVPKMGPHAFVANSPLADAAGLVDVDSSTMRHRAFSNVWALGDASNLPTSKTAAAITAQAPVLVSNLLCALEGAKTNAVYDGYTSCPLTTEYGKVLLAEFKYGGEPKETFGKLVNQAVPGRGFYYLKKDFFPWVYKKFMVKGAWGGPKGFIRQR, from the coding sequence ATGTCGCGCACATGTCTTGCCCGTCTCCGCCTCCACACGAGTTCGCCCGGCTCGGCCAAGTCGGCCGCCCGGCTCGCCCTTCCAAGAGCTCCCTATTCGTCGGCAGCCTCCATGCCACACCGGCACAAggtgctcgtcgtcggcgccggcgcggcAGGCCTCAGCGTCAGCCACCAGCTCCTGCGGTCGGGCAAGTTCGCAAAAGGTGACATTGCGGTTGTGGATCCTGCCGATTGGCATCATTACCAGCCCGGCTGGACGCTTGTCGGCGCCGGTCTAAAggataaaaataagcttaaaatgCGGACCGAGGACCTTATTCACGCCAAGCTCAAGTTGTACAATGACAGCGTTGGCGCCTTCACGCCCCAGGACCATTGCGTCACCTTGGAGACGGGCACCAGGATCCAGTACGACCAGTTGGTTGTATGCCCGggcatcaacatcaagtACGACAGCATCAAGGGCTTGCCCGAGGCCCTGGCGAACCCTGACGCGCCCATCTCAACCACCTACGGCTACCACACGTGCGACAAGGTCTATCAGAATGTTCAAAAGATGAAGAGCGGCGTGGCCATCTTCACCCAGCCGACTGGAATTGTGAAATGCGCCGGCGCACCGCAAAAGGCCATGTGGCTCGCGCTGGACTACTGGAAGCGAGCTGGACTCTACCGCCCCGGCTCCGAGCAGGATTCCAGCATCAAGGTCAGCTTTGCCACCGGACTCCCGGTCATGTTCGGCGTTGCCAAGTACAGCGCCACGCTGGACCAGTTGCGACGCGagcgcggcgtcgagggcctcTTCCAGCACGACTTGGTTTCCATCGACGGCAACCAAGCCACGTTTGTGCTACCCGACGGCAAGCAGGTTGCGCGTCGATTCGACTTTCTCCACGTCGTTCCCAAAATGGGGCCGCACGCCTTCGTCGCCAACAGCCCTCTGGCCGACGCAGCCGGCCTGGTGGACGTGGATAGCAGCACGATGCGGCATCGGGCATTCAGCAACGTCTGGGCCCTCGGCGATGCGTCCAACCTCCCCAcgtccaagacggccgcgGCTATTACCGCCCAGGCCCCCGTTCTTGTTTCCAATTTGCTCTGTGCGCTGGAGGGGGCCAAGACGAATGCCGTGTATGATGGGTATACTTCGTGCCCTCTCACCACCGAGTACGGCAAAGTCCTGCTCGCCGAGTTCAAGTACGGCGGCGAGCCAAAGGAGACGTTTGGGAAGCTGGTCAATCAGGCTGTCCCGGGCCGGGGGTTTTATTACCTCAAGAAAGATTTCTTTCCCTGGGTGTATAAGAAGTTTATGGTCAAGGGGGCTTGGGGCGGTCCAAAGGGCTTCATTCGACAACGATAG
- the GstD1 gene encoding Glutathione S-transferase 1, isoform C, with protein MVLKFYFAPFSTAGVTVAVLAELEHGLSEPLAERVELSFKKGDTRTPEYLSDVNPNGLVPAIVHDGVPIWESAAITMYLGETFGVDKSLYPALGVKRGEAMKWIVWANVHLAAHASRLGSFLHSEKEGEETEAQAEARKMNGEEAKKGVDSALGILDGALKGKDYLLGDAYCLTDTHIWSLMHWVAMLKVDLDKFSHIQAWMERVGGRAALKSVF; from the coding sequence ATGGTTCTCAAGTTCTACTTTGCTCCCTTCTCCACGGCTGGCGTGACTGTTGCCGTCCTGGCCGAGCTCGAACACGGCCTTTCCGAACCTCTCGCCGAGCGCGTCGAGCTCTCGTTCAAAAAGGGCGACACCCGCACGCCCGAGTACCTGTCCGACGTGAACCCCAACGGCCTTGTGCCCGCCATCGTCCACGACGGGGTTCCCATCTGGGAGTCCGCCGCAATCACCATGTACCTAGGCGAAACATTCGGCGTCGACAAGTCGCTGTACCCGGCTCTCGGTGTGAAGCGCGGCGAGGCCATGAAATGGATTGTATGGGCCAACGTCCACCTCGCCGCACACGCCTCCCGACTCGGTTCTTTCCTCCACTCCGAAAAGGAGGGCGAAGAGACGGAGGCCCAGGCCGAGGCTAGGAAGATGAATGGcgaggaggccaagaagggcGTGGACAGTGCTCTGGGCATACTGGATGGTGCGCTCAAGGGCAAGGACTATCTCCTCGGTGACGCCTACTGCCTCACCGACACGCACATCTGGTCGTTGATGCACTGGGTGGCCATGCTCAAGGTGGACTTGGACAAGTTTTCGCACATTCAGGCCTGGATGGAGAGGGTTGGGGGCCGGGCTGCTTTGAAGAGTGTCTTTTGA